GGAGTTCCTCGCCTGATCCACTTTGGCACGAGAGGAGGCCATCTCGGCGGCCTGGTCGGGGTCGATGGTGTTCCATCGGCGTAGCGCTGCGGAGTAGCCGGCCTCGGCCTCCTGTACTGCCGCCTCGACGGAACGTGTCTCGGCGCCCTGATCGCTGTCGATAGCGTCCCACTTGCGCTGTGCGGCGACCCGGGCGGCCTCTGCCTGCTGAACCTGGGCTTCTGTTGCCGCCAGTTCGGCAGCCTGGTCGTCCTTGACGGTGCGCATCCGCTCCTGGGCGGTATCGAAGGAAGCCTGCGCGGAGTCCCGCGTGTTCTCCTTGTCCTGGACGGTGCTCAGGGAGACGAAGCCCTTGTCGTAGAGCGCCTTGTAGCGCTTCACTTCGCGCTCTGCAGAGGTGAGGTCGCTGCGGGCTTTGTCCAGGGAGGCCTGGGCATCTATGACGGCCTGGGGGTGCGTAGCCTGCTTGAGGCGTGCGAGGTTCTGCTGAGCCTGGCGCAGCGCCGCGTTTGCCTGGTCAAGGCCGGAGCGCGCCTCCGCCCGTGAGACGGGATGGGTCGCAACCTTGAGCCGCGACAGGTTCTCCTTGGCCGACGTGAGCGCGGCCTTCGCCTTGTCCAGGTTCGTCCTGGCATCAGCGCGGTCTCGAGGCTGGGTCGCAGACTGCAGTCGCCGCAGATCCATCTCGGCGGCCTGATAGGAACCCGCAGCCTGTCCGATAGAGGCTCGCGTCATGGCGGGCTGCGCCTGTGCCTGCGCCTGAGCCGAAGTGAGCTGGGCCTGGCTGCTCTCCATCCCGGCCAGGGCCTGGGTGTATGCGGTCTGCGTATCGGTCGGGTCGATCTTCGCGATGAGGTCGCCCTTCTTGACCACATCGCCTACGTCGACCGCCAACTCGATGATCTTGCCGCCGGCGTCCGACTTCACCGATACGGAAGTGAGTGCCCGGAGGGTGCCGTCGGCCGTGACCGTCTTGAGCACCTTGCCCCTGGTCACGGTGGCCATCTCCGGCCCTTCGGCCTTTGGTTTGCTTCCAGCCCGGTGTCGCACGATCCCAAAGACGAGCAACCCCAGGAGGACTACTGCGCCCACAAGAATCAGTCTGCGTCTCATCATTCTCTCTCCGCCTTCGCAACCTCTACGCGTTCAGGCTTCTGACCTGTCCTTCGGACCGGGGAGCGTCCTGCCGTGAGCCCGGGCGTACTCCTGCGCGGCCTTACGCAGGGTCAAGAGGCTCTCACGAAGGCGCTCCAAGTCCTCATTGCTGAGACTCGA
The nucleotide sequence above comes from Armatimonadia bacterium. Encoded proteins:
- a CDS encoding biotin/lipoyl-binding protein, which gives rise to MMRRRLILVGAVVLLGLLVFGIVRHRAGSKPKAEGPEMATVTRGKVLKTVTADGTLRALTSVSVKSDAGGKIIELAVDVGDVVKKGDLIAKIDPTDTQTAYTQALAGMESSQAQLTSAQAQAQAQPAMTRASIGQAAGSYQAAEMDLRRLQSATQPRDRADARTNLDKAKAALTSAKENLSRLKVATHPVSRAEARSGLDQANAALRQAQQNLARLKQATHPQAVIDAQASLDKARSDLTSAEREVKRYKALYDKGFVSLSTVQDKENTRDSAQASFDTAQERMRTVKDDQAAELAATEAQVQQAEAARVAAQRKWDAIDSDQGAETRSVEAAVQEAEAGYSAALRRWNTIDPDQAAEMASSRAKVDQARNS